The genomic stretch TTTAACAAAATTTAATAATGGGCTAAAAATCAGATTAATTATTTTTGTTAATACCTGTAAAATGATTTGTTCAATTCTTCCTTGATCCTGTTTTTGGATCAAAATCTTTCTGTTTCTACAGGAAAAAAGACCTGAAAATAGAATTTGATCTCAGAATTTTTATTTGGTGTATTTTTTGCAATGCTTGTCGGAGTAAAAAAAATTAATTATTATGAAGTTATCTTATCTGGGAACAGGTATTTTAGGGGTTGCATTAACATTCACTTTAGGGTCTAATGCTGTTTTTGCCAACCAGCCATTGGTGAAAACGCTTGAAACTGTAAAGAATGATTCTGATTCTATAAAAGTTGAGAATCTGGCTAAAGATCTAAAGAAACTGAAACCGATCAGTTCAAATGATTTTAAAAGTAAGTTTAAAAAAGAAATTAACGGATTTAAACTGACAGAAGTAACCGCTTTTGAAGACAAAGAAACAGGTTCTTATGCTACGGCCAACTATGCCAAAGGATCTCAAAATGTTTACTTAATGGTTACAGATGGTGCAGGAGCAGGAGCTGAGCAGGTTAAAGGAAGCCTTTTAAGCTATCTGGAACTCAAAGCGATTGAAGAACCGGGTGATAAAACCAATATTAAAAATTACAAAGGCTGGTTCGTTTACTTTGATCATAGTATGTATGAAAATGATAAAATGACAAGTATCCAATATCTTGAAGGGAACCGATATGGAGTAGTTGCTTCCGGGAATAATATTTCTCTTGAAGAATTGAAAAGTCTTTTAGATAACATGAGCTTGTAAAAATTCTCTTACCATAAAGATTGCTCTGATTTATGAAAATAGATCGGGGCTTTTTTATTTCTCTTACCGGATAGATTATTTATTTCAAAAATTCTTTTATTCCTTGGTTCATTGTTTTTTTTTATTAAACAGGCTGTCTGGTAGCTTTGGTTTATCAAAACGAAACAATCAGCAATCATAAGCTGAGAATCATTTTCTTATTGATATCAGTGTGCAAGACGGGTGTTAGCAATTTATTGGGAAAAGATCCAAAATTCAGCATCTTATGCAAATCATAAATCATTAAAAAATCTGGGTATTGTTTGTAGGTCCCAATCCCTATAAAAACATATCTTAAAATATTTTTGATACACGACCTTTTTTACATCTATTCTAAAAAAAAATAATTACATTAATGAAAAGCTTGGGTTTTATAGGGTTTTTAATGTAAATTAGAGCTTGAATCACTCGATTTTATCAGAAATCTTATATTATTAAGTAGACGAAAATTAATTTAACTTTGTGAATTGAATAGAATATAGTAATTATTGAATATTTATTAATAATATTATATTTTTTAAGACTAATAAAAGAGACTTAAGAATAACGAAAGATTAATTTACCTGGCAGCAGATATGAAATATAAATTCTTAAATTTTAAACTGAGGAAGGTTGTTCATTACTCCTTGATTATGTGTATTTTATTGATACAAGTGATTATAGGGGTATTTTTTTACAATGAGTTTGTGAATGAGAAAAAGTTGCAGTTTATCAAAACTCAGCTTGAAGAAAGTAGGGCACTGGGTGGACTGACTGATAATTCAAGAAAAGATTTCATGGATGCGCAGGAACATCTTCAAAGATATATGGTGAGTCAGGATAATAAAGATCTTCAGCTTTATTTTGAGTCATTAAAAAAACTTAAAAAGAACTTTGATAAGATTGGGGAGTATGAAAATACAAGCCCAAGACTGAAAAAGACCCTCGCTCAGAAGAAAATGGATACCTTGAAGGTAACCAAGCTGAAAAGCCTTATTGATTCTGTATACGAGACTTCTTTAAAACCTCCTACAAAGATTGAAGATAAGCAGTATGAGCCTGCAAAATATAAAAATGATTTTGAAAACCTTAATGTCCAGACCCGTACCTATGCTGATACGATAAAGAAGAAAGGTTTCATGGGACGTTTGAAAGATGCTATCACAGGAAAAGTGAATGTTCAGAAAGAAAGTACAGTAATTACTTTAACGAACAATAAAACCATAGACATTTCTAATGTAAAGACCGAGATGGATAAGGCTTTAAAGTCGATGGATAAGCATTATGCAGCGGAAGTGAAGAAGGCGCAGCAATATGCGATCAAAAATCAGCATGAAAATATTCAGTTTTATAGCAATTTCAGTAAACTATTGGTATACAGTAACAGTTTGATTGATGTATATGAAAATGCTATAAAAGATTTCAAATCTGAACTTGAAAAAGAGTATACCAAACAAAGCTCCGACAATAATAAGATCAGAAGATATCTTGTGCTTGGCCTGATGGTTCTGATGTTCATTGTATCTATTTTGATCATGTATTTTACAAGAGTGGCCTTCATCTATGAAAGAAAACTGGATGCAGCTAATAAGGAAATTAAAAATAACCTGAATTTTAAGAACAGGATATTGGGTATGCTGAGCCACGATTTAAGATCTCCGTTGAAGATTATTAATATTTTTATTGATAAGATTTACAGATCAACAGGTGATGAGACCATTAGAGATTATCTGAAGTCAATTAAATTTACCAACAGTACGCTTCTTCTGCAATCTAACCAGATTCTGGAGTACACTAAAAATCAGGACGCTGAGAAGAAACTGATAAATTCTGTATTTAATCTTAAAGAGGAGATCGGCTCTATCGTAAAGGTGATTTCCCCTTATCTGGAGACCCGGAACAATAAATTTGCTGTAACAGACAGAATTCCTGAAGGGATTGTTGTATTTTCGGACAATATCAGAATTAACCAGATTTTTATGAATATTCTGGGGAATGCCAATAAATATACAGAAAACGGTAAGATTGATCTTGTGATGACAACGGAGCCGCTAGGAAATAACAAAATCACCCTTATTACAACAGTAGGAGATACCGGAGTTGGAATTTCAGATTCTGATCTGAAAAAGATTTTTGATCCTTATTATCAGGGCACCGTTTCTGATGAGGTTGATAATCTGGGGGTAGGACTAGGACTGAACCTTGTAAAGGAAATTGTAGAGTTATTTGATGGTGAGATCTCAGTTTCCAGTAAGCTGCACAAAGGAACACAGGTGACATTCAGAATCAATTTAAATATCAATAAATAATGGAAATGCCAATTGAAAACAGGGAAATCATATTCCTTTTAGCAGATGACCACAGTATCGTAAGGCAGGGAATGGAGATCGTTATTAGTGATATTGCTCCCAATGCTAAAGTCTATCATACATCATCTTTACAGCAGGCAGTAGAGCTGATAGAGACAAAGGGAATTGAAATGGCTATTATTGACGCTCATTTTCCCGAAGGAAACAGTCTGCATATTCTGCCACAAATGAAAAGTGCAAATCCGGATATTAAGATTCTTATTTTTACAGGACTTGAAGAAGATCTGCATGCCCTTAAGTTTATTAAAGCAGGCGCCAACGGATATCTAAGCAAACTAAGTGAGGAAGAAGAAGTGAAAGAAGCTGTTTCTCAGTTTATTCAGAAAGGAGAGTACTTTTCTGATCTGACAAGAAATTTATTGGTACAGTTCATCTACAATCCAAATGTAATAAGCCCACTAAGTAGTCTAACCAAAAGAGAATTACAGATTGCTGAACTCTATGCTGATGGATTAGGAAATCTGGAAATTGCGAATAATTTAAATATAAAGCAAAACACAGTAAGTACAATCAAAAAAAATATCTTTGAAAAGCTAAAAATAGAAAATATTGTGGAGTTGGCTGATCTTATCAAAACGCATCATAAAATATAGGATTTATAGGATCTATTCTACGTTTATTCAGTGTTTTACCTGTTTTATCGATAAATATCTATGGCACATCAGAAGTGTATCTATGGGGTTTATAGATGATATTATCCTGTGATGTTGTTACTTTGTAGTATAAAATTTACCAAATGAAATGCAATTGCTTTTTTTAGTTTTTTCACTTCATAATGAGCGGTAAATGCAATTGCTATAAAAATAATAAATTATAGTTATATAAAACACAAGTGATGAAGAGGGATTAACAAGTGATGAAATTAATATAAAAGTGTATGAATGGCCTTAAACGTGGATTTCTTGCAAAAAACCAAATGATAAGAAAGAAACACAAATTAACATAAAGAAATTCAGGGTCTGGTTATGCATACAAAAGAAAAGGGAGGCAATAAAGCCTCCTTTTTTTTGTGATATTCATTCTTTTACTTTTTGTATAATGTAAGAGTGGTATTATTATAACAGGATAATTCAATGGCTTGTGTTCCGGTTTTCCAGATGGCATTTTTATAGGAAGAACCATGAGTGGTTTCAGAAACAGGTGTTCCTAATTTCTGTTTCAGAAAGGCATAGAGCCAGTTAAATTTGGTCTTAAATATCTTTTGGGTATCAAGAGACTCCCGGACATTGATATCATCCTTATTGGAGAGTGTTGAGTAGGATTGTGGTATCCATTCGAATTTAATAAGGTTTAATGATTTATTTTGATGGGAATAATAGTAGGAGGTGATTAAATGAATATACTTTCTTTCAATTTTTTGATATACTACTGGGAAATCATCACATGGGACGTCAGGGAAACCTTCACATAATCCATATTGAGCTAGTGGTAATGCATTTTCTTTTTGCTCAATACGATGGATTTGATCAAGGGATAATGTATTAAAATAGGTATAAATGTCCATGAAATTTTTCTCAGTCCAGGCCTTTGTGTACGGCTCACCCAGGACAGGTTCCCGATATTTATTTTTGAAAGTAATCACATTGAATAGGTTCTTATCAATCTCAATAATTCCGGAATTATAAGGATTATCTGTAGAAAACCGTAGGGTTTGATATTCATTTTTAGGAATAAAGCTCATGCCATCATAATGATTTCGGTAGGGCAGAATATCATCTTTGAACTCAAAAACAGTGACGAATTCTTTATTTTTTAAAACCGAAATTTTGGTAGAACCCTCTTCCGAATAGAGATGATAAAGTTGATTTTTTACAACAAATGAGGTGGCTATAGAAAATTTAAAACTTTCGGAAAGTTCATTTTTATATTGAACTTCAGCCCCCTTTAAAGAATCAATATTCTGTGGAGAACAATACTGATCCTTGGAATTTGATAGCCCTGCTGTTTCCATTTTCTTTGGATCTGAAACTTTTAAAATATAATCCGTAGTGGTTATGTAATAAGTGTTGTTCAGTTGATTGATCATAGGATTTTCCACGTAGATTTCATATTGCTGTCTTGTTTTATGATCGATGAATCTTGTTTTGTAACAGCTAAGATCTGGAGTACTGCTGAGTATTGTATAGTTTTGGTCTTTAAAAATAATATCCGGTGTCCTGGTGGTTTTTACCCATTTCTTTTTTTTCTCATCAAGGTAGAATGCAGAAGAATTGTTGTAATGGGTGGTGAAAATAGTATCATTCTTTACAGATAAGTTATAATTTGAAAATAAGATAGGCGGAGGAGAAATATGGGCTTCTGTTTTTCCATTCTCATCCAGGATATAGAAATCTACAATGGTGTTGGCACCAACAGGATTGTCTTTTTCAAAATAACAATAATATTTTGAACGATGTTTTAAAGACGGTCCCAAGGTTCCCGGAATATTGATTTCTATGGTTTTAAAGCTTACTTTTAGCTCATCTGACTGGCAGGATTGCAGTAATAAAAGCACAATAAAGGCCTGAAGAATATATTTCATGTATTGGTTTGAAGCTCCAACCTACGAAAAATAGCGCAATCAGGAAAGTGAATAAGAATATATCATTACTTAAACGAGAAAAAAACCGGAAGGCAGTAAGCTATTCAATGGGCTGCAATAGACTTTTATCCATCAGTGTACTAAAAGTAGTTTCTATTTTCCGGTTTTCTGGTCTTTTGTAGCTATCTGAATTTTTGAATCGCTTCAGGGCTTGCAGGAGTAAAAAAGTTAATCAGATTTCCATCCGGATCACAAAACAGGAGAGAGCGGTTACCCCAGGGCATTGTTGTAGGTTCCTGTACAATATGATCTGTAAGATTTTTAATATTTTCATATTCATGATCAACATCATTCACTAAAAACTCTATAATGGTACTGGTATTACCGTTAGATTCTGTAAGATGTTCTCCACCAAACATGTTCATGGTACTGGTACTTCCGACGGCAATGGTAATAGAAGAGGTTCTAAGTTCAGCAAAATCTTCCGTATACCATTGAACACTGCATCCTATTGCTTTTTCATAAAACCGAACCAGTTCTTTGATGTCTTTTGTAATGATTCTTAATGATATTAATTTCATATAATC from Chryseobacterium indologenes encodes the following:
- a CDS encoding sensor histidine kinase — encoded protein: MNEKKLQFIKTQLEESRALGGLTDNSRKDFMDAQEHLQRYMVSQDNKDLQLYFESLKKLKKNFDKIGEYENTSPRLKKTLAQKKMDTLKVTKLKSLIDSVYETSLKPPTKIEDKQYEPAKYKNDFENLNVQTRTYADTIKKKGFMGRLKDAITGKVNVQKESTVITLTNNKTIDISNVKTEMDKALKSMDKHYAAEVKKAQQYAIKNQHENIQFYSNFSKLLVYSNSLIDVYENAIKDFKSELEKEYTKQSSDNNKIRRYLVLGLMVLMFIVSILIMYFTRVAFIYERKLDAANKEIKNNLNFKNRILGMLSHDLRSPLKIINIFIDKIYRSTGDETIRDYLKSIKFTNSTLLLQSNQILEYTKNQDAEKKLINSVFNLKEEIGSIVKVISPYLETRNNKFAVTDRIPEGIVVFSDNIRINQIFMNILGNANKYTENGKIDLVMTTEPLGNNKITLITTVGDTGVGISDSDLKKIFDPYYQGTVSDEVDNLGVGLGLNLVKEIVELFDGEISVSSKLHKGTQVTFRINLNINK
- a CDS encoding VOC family protein, which produces MKLISLRIITKDIKELVRFYEKAIGCSVQWYTEDFAELRTSSITIAVGSTSTMNMFGGEHLTESNGNTSTIIEFLVNDVDHEYENIKNLTDHIVQEPTTMPWGNRSLLFCDPDGNLINFFTPASPEAIQKFR
- a CDS encoding response regulator transcription factor — translated: MEMPIENREIIFLLADDHSIVRQGMEIVISDIAPNAKVYHTSSLQQAVELIETKGIEMAIIDAHFPEGNSLHILPQMKSANPDIKILIFTGLEEDLHALKFIKAGANGYLSKLSEEEEVKEAVSQFIQKGEYFSDLTRNLLVQFIYNPNVISPLSSLTKRELQIAELYADGLGNLEIANNLNIKQNTVSTIKKNIFEKLKIENIVELADLIKTHHKI